ACACCAGGGTCAGCGTCCGGCGGGTGGGGTCGAGGTCCCACACCTGGCCGGCGCCGGCGTCGCCGCCGTCCGTGCAGTCGAACGTGATCCGCGGGCCGACGCTCCACGAGCCCTCCTGGCGGCTGAAGATCGCCGCGCCGGCGGCCTGCGCCTGGGCGCGCACCGTGTCGGTCGACGGGTCGCGGTCGGCGACGTCGACCCACTCGACCGGGTACTCGCGGCCCACGGTCCAGCCCGTCCGCGTGTCGGCCGTCGGCAGGCCGCGGATCCGCAGCGCCTGGAAGCGGCCGGTCGCCCGGGCCAGCTGGCCGGCGCGCGTGATCTCGCGGTCGGGCACGAAGCGGTACAGGCAGGCGTCCCCGCGGTCCTCGGTGAGGTACAGCGCCCCGTCGAACCAGGCGGCCGCCTCGTGCACGAAGCGCCCGGCGCCGATGATCGGCTCGGCCTTCACCGGGCCGCTGGCGCCGGCCGGGACCTCGAAGACGTAGCCGTGGCGCTGGTCCCCGGCGTCGAAGACCTCCTCGCACGTCAGCCACGAGCCCCACGGGGTCGGCCCGCCGGCGCAGTTGGTCGACGTGCCGCCGAGGACGGCGAACTGCGAGACGACGCGGCCCCGGGCGTTGACGACGACCTTCGTGCAGCCGGCGTTGTAGGTCGTGTTGCTGTCGTAGCGCAGCTCCGGCGCCACCACCACGGGGATCTCGCCGCTGGCCCGGCGGCGGTTCTCGTGGTTGCGGATGAGGGTGGCGCCGCCCTGGCGGTTGCCGAAGACCGCCATGCCGTCGAAGTACGTCGGCGTCGGGTTGCCGTCGCTCATCGGCTCGCCGGTGCGCGAGATGACCGTGTAGCGGAAGCCGCGCGGCAGGTAGATCTCCCCGGCGTCGACGAGCGGGCCGTAGCCCTTGGCGATGCCGGGCGTGCCGCGGGCGGCGAGGGCGGCGAGGGGGTTCGTCAGCAGCAGGGCGCCGGAGGCGGCGCCGCTGCGCAGGAGGGTGCGGCGGGAGAGCGTCGGAGAGACCATGGGGGCAGGCTCGTGGCGCGGGTCCTTGCACACGTGAAGCATCGGTGTGCGTCCTGTGTCCAGGACGTGAAGACGCGCGTGGGTAGGGTGGCGGGCGATGAGCGACGGGCCGATCCGGGTGGGCGTCGCCGGCGCCGCCGGCAAGATGGGGACGGCGATCAGCGCCGCCGTCGAGGGTGCGGACGACCTGGAGCTCACGGCCCGGATCGACCCTGCGCTGGGCGTGGCGCTGGAGGACGTCCTGGGCGACCTGGACGTCGTCGTCGACGTCACGCGCCCCGACGTCGCGGCGGGCAACGTCGTGGCCTGCGTGCGC
The DNA window shown above is from Conexibacter sp. SYSU D00693 and carries:
- a CDS encoding alkaline phosphatase PhoX, whose protein sequence is MVSPTLSRRTLLRSGAASGALLLTNPLAALAARGTPGIAKGYGPLVDAGEIYLPRGFRYTVISRTGEPMSDGNPTPTYFDGMAVFGNRQGGATLIRNHENRRRASGEIPVVVAPELRYDSNTTYNAGCTKVVVNARGRVVSQFAVLGGTSTNCAGGPTPWGSWLTCEEVFDAGDQRHGYVFEVPAGASGPVKAEPIIGAGRFVHEAAAWFDGALYLTEDRGDACLYRFVPDREITRAGQLARATGRFQALRIRGLPTADTRTGWTVGREYPVEWVDVADRDPSTDTVRAQAQAAGAAIFSRQEGSWSVGPRITFDCTDGGDAGAGQVWDLDPTRRTLTLVYESPSAEVLDAPDNLCFHPITNDVLLCEDGGGDQFVRGLTPQGAIYDLVRSKASDSEFCGACATRPTRCSTSTSSSRA